A genomic region of Planococcus kocurii contains the following coding sequences:
- a CDS encoding N-acetylmannosamine-6-phosphate 2-epimerase: MDKQLLLAKLKGGLIVSCQALEDEPLHSSYIMSRLAAAAQEGGAVGIRANGYEDISAIKKSVNLPVIGIVKRDYDDSKVFITATLKEVEEVVKSGAEIIALDATDQLRPNGQRLDEFYVEVRQIFPDVVLMADISTFEEGVKASKLGFDLVATTLSGYTDYTKDHVLPNTDLIKSLAEAIDTPVMAEGGYWKPEELERAMAYGAHACIVGSAITRPREITKRFVASLNK; the protein is encoded by the coding sequence ATGGATAAACAATTATTGTTAGCAAAACTAAAGGGTGGTCTAATTGTCTCTTGTCAAGCATTAGAAGACGAACCGCTACACAGCTCTTATATCATGTCTAGACTAGCAGCGGCAGCTCAAGAAGGTGGAGCAGTAGGCATTAGAGCTAATGGTTACGAAGATATCAGTGCCATTAAAAAATCAGTCAATTTGCCAGTTATCGGCATTGTTAAGCGAGATTACGATGACAGCAAAGTATTCATCACAGCAACGTTAAAAGAAGTCGAAGAAGTGGTGAAATCAGGAGCAGAAATCATTGCTCTTGATGCAACAGATCAGTTGCGGCCAAACGGACAGCGACTGGATGAATTTTATGTAGAGGTTCGTCAAATTTTTCCAGATGTTGTGTTAATGGCAGACATTTCAACGTTCGAAGAAGGTGTAAAAGCAAGTAAGCTGGGCTTTGACTTAGTGGCAACTACATTATCGGGATACACGGATTACACAAAAGACCACGTGCTACCGAATACCGACCTGATCAAATCTCTTGCTGAAGCAATAGATACACCGGTAATGGCAGAAGGAGGATACTGGAAGCCGGAAGAATTAGAAAGAGCGATGGCTTATGGAGCTCATGCGTGTATCGTAGGATCTGCTATTACGCGGCCAAGAGAAATCACCAAACGTTTTGTTGCAAGTTTGAATAAATAA
- a CDS encoding PTS transporter subunit EIIC, which translates to MKNLFGKAQQFGKSFMLPIAILPAAGLLLGIGGSLSNPNTVSTYPFLDIAFLQAIFTIMSSAGSIIFANLPVIFAVGIAIGLARSDKGTAGLAALIGYLVMNASINGILIINDELAVEALSGAGQGMALGIQTLEMGVFGGIMVGIMTGLLHNRFNKIELPQYLGFFGGSRFIPIVTAFSAILLGTALYFIWPLFQHLITQAGGLVNATGVIGTFIYGFILRMLGPFGLHHIFYLPFWQTGIGGSLEIGGQLVQGTQNIFFAQLSDPSTTHFFEGTSRFMSGRFITMMFGLLGAALAIYHTAKPENKKVVGGLMLSAALTSFLTGITEPLEFSFLFIAPVLYLVHAIFDGLAFMMADIFNITIGQTFSGGFIDFILFGVLQGQDKTNWIYVIPLGIVWFFMYYFVFKFLIKKFNFKTPGREDEKMDAPAANAVSVDPQQSRPHTIIEAFGGQANIVDLDNCATRLRVTVKDPELVQKEAFPATGSKGIIMNGTGVQVVYGPQVSVIKNEIEEILEQ; encoded by the coding sequence TTGAAAAATTTATTTGGAAAAGCACAGCAATTTGGAAAGTCATTTATGTTGCCCATTGCGATACTACCAGCAGCAGGATTACTGCTTGGAATTGGTGGATCTCTATCGAACCCGAATACAGTAAGTACTTACCCGTTTCTAGATATCGCATTCTTACAAGCGATATTTACAATTATGAGTAGTGCAGGAAGCATTATTTTTGCGAACTTGCCTGTTATTTTCGCAGTCGGGATTGCTATTGGTTTAGCACGTTCAGACAAAGGGACGGCCGGTCTTGCTGCACTTATCGGCTACCTCGTGATGAACGCATCAATTAATGGGATTTTAATCATCAACGATGAACTTGCTGTTGAGGCGTTATCCGGCGCTGGACAAGGGATGGCGCTTGGTATTCAAACGCTCGAGATGGGTGTGTTCGGCGGAATTATGGTTGGGATCATGACAGGGCTGTTGCATAACCGATTTAATAAAATTGAGTTGCCCCAGTACTTAGGATTCTTCGGAGGCTCTCGTTTTATTCCGATTGTGACTGCTTTTTCGGCCATTCTATTAGGAACGGCGTTGTATTTTATTTGGCCGCTATTCCAGCACTTGATTACTCAGGCAGGCGGTTTAGTTAACGCAACGGGTGTTATTGGCACTTTCATTTACGGCTTTATTCTACGAATGCTTGGTCCTTTTGGATTGCATCACATTTTTTATCTGCCCTTTTGGCAAACGGGGATTGGCGGGTCACTTGAAATTGGTGGTCAGCTCGTACAAGGAACACAGAACATTTTCTTTGCTCAGTTGAGTGATCCTTCGACTACTCACTTTTTTGAAGGAACATCACGCTTTATGTCTGGTCGCTTTATTACGATGATGTTTGGTTTGTTAGGTGCTGCATTAGCAATTTATCATACGGCAAAACCTGAAAACAAAAAAGTCGTGGGCGGGCTTATGTTATCTGCAGCATTGACTTCGTTTTTAACGGGAATTACCGAACCATTAGAATTCTCTTTCCTCTTTATCGCGCCGGTCTTGTATTTAGTTCATGCGATTTTTGATGGTCTAGCCTTCATGATGGCGGATATTTTTAATATCACAATTGGTCAAACGTTCTCAGGAGGATTTATTGACTTTATCTTATTTGGAGTGTTACAAGGTCAGGATAAAACAAACTGGATATATGTGATTCCGCTTGGGATTGTTTGGTTCTTCATGTATTATTTTGTATTCAAATTTTTGATTAAGAAATTCAATTTCAAAACGCCAGGTCGTGAAGATGAAAAAATGGACGCACCCGCAGCAAATGCGGTTTCGGTTGATCCGCAACAGAGCCGTCCACATACAATCATTGAGGCATTTGGCGGACAAGCAAATATCGTGGATCTGGATAATTGTGCAACTCGCTTAAGGGTAACGGTTAAAGATCCAGAACTTGTACAAAAAGAGGCATTTCCTGCGACGGGTAGTAAAGGAATTATTATGAACGGAACAGGTGTACAGGTTGTATACGGACCGCAAGTATCGGTTATTAAAAATGAAATTGAAGAGATACTTGAGCAATAA